The following nucleotide sequence is from cyanobacterium endosymbiont of Braarudosphaera bigelowii.
TTTAAAAGTATAAATTCTATATCATGGTAGAGTCATTATTTCTTATTTGAGATATTCATAATACGAAAACATAATAATGTGATAAATATGTTAATAAGTAAAAAAAAAATACTGTTTGTTATTTTTTCTCTTATACTTCCACTAGGAAATATCTTTTTTTCAAAAGCTTTTGCAAAAGATCTCAACCTTAATATTGGTATAGTACAAAGATTTGGGGAAAGAAAGGAAGATAAACTTTTTATCACTACTGGAAATCAGAATAAACTGACTATTAAATTTCAAAATTCTCAGGGTCATTTTCAGACTTTAATTACAAATGAAATTAGTCTCAACATTTTAGATAGACCACTATCTAAGTCTCTCTTAAAAGAATATATCGTTCTTAGTGATCATACTAACTTCGAAACTGCTGAAGATAATTCTAAAAAATGGCAGGAAAGAGGTATTCAAACCGAAATTATGCAACCAGGACAATGGCAGGTTTGGGCGAAAAGAGAGGTTTATGAAACACCCTTGTTAAGACGTTGGTTGTTAAATGCTCTTAAAACAAAAGGTTACACTAGACCATACATGGAGTCTACTATCTTAGCGAATAAGTCTCAAGCAACATTCGCTGTCAATGGAGAGCAGTATTACAGTGATTATATTGAAATTATTCCAGACAATCACCCTATTTATCTGATTAATTTGGAACAAAAAAAAAGAGCTTATTCTGGTAATTTAAAACTACAGCCTAATGCATATGGCACTTATACTCTGGTTAATTATGTTCCACTAGAATCATACTTAAGAGGTGTTGTTCCTCATGAAATTGGACATAATGCTCCAATCAACGCAATAAAAGCTCAAACGATTATTGCTCGTACATATGCCCTGCGCAATTTGAGGAGGTTTAAGGCGGATGATTATGAGCTTTGTGCTGATACACATTGTCAAGTGTATTATGGGCTTAGTGGGATTAATTTGAAGATTAATAAAGCAATTAATGATACTAAAGGCTTAGTATTAACCTATCAGAATAAATTAGTAGATGCTCTTTATTCTTCAACTACGGGAGGAGTTACAGCTAACTTTACTGATATTTGGAATGGAGAAGAAAGACCTTATTTGAAAACAATTGTTGACTCTCCTCAACACAATATATGGAATTTTTCTTCAAGATCTCTAAAACAAGAAAAAGATTTTCGTAACTTTATTAAGTTAACAAAAGGTTTTAATGAGACTGGAAGAAGTGCTTTTCGTTGGAAATATAAAGTTACTAAAGTTGAATTAGCTAGAAATCTACAAAAATTTTTGGTAATACAAAAGCACCCTTTGTCAAATTTCAAAATTATTAATTCAATAAAAATAACTGAGCGTTCAGCATCTGGAAGAATTTTAAAAGCTATTGTGGATACAGATATTGGAATTATTGAACTAAAAAAGAATCAAGTTCGTAGTGCATTTGGCCCTTCTAAAAGTACCCTTTTCTATCTCGATCCTGTGTATAATAAGCAAAATAAAATTACGGGTTATAGTTTTATTGGTGGTGGATTTGGACATGGGGTAGGGCTTAGCCAGTATGGATCTTACAACTTAGCTAATTTGGGATGGAGCGAAAATCAAATTCTTCATTTTTATTATCCTGGTACTAAGGTTATATCTTTAGATGACTCAATCATTTTTTAAAATTATATTTAGCTGTATCTGTAATAATCGTACTTAATTAAATTTTTACAAAAATAATCGCTTTGAAATATATTTAACATTGGGAAGATCAAGCAAATCATATTACGTATTTTCATGAGATTGTTTCAAATTTAAGTTCTCTACGAATTGAGTATGAATTAATCAAATTAAGAAACATTTCTTTATTCATTATGTGCAAGAAAATTAATTACTTTTTATTATTTCTTCATTTACTTTAGTAATTTTACAATTTCTTAGTTCCTCTATTCTAGCTGCTTCCTAACAAGGAAATAGAATGCGAAATATTAATAGTTGGTGGAGGAATTGCTAGTACTGTTGCTGTTTATGAGAGTCTATTAGCTGGAAGGACTGTCTGTTTAACAGAACTTAAAGATTGAATTGGAGGACAAATTTCTTCTTAAGGAACTTCTACACTAGATGAAAGACCTACTCAACGATCACAATTTTTTATCCTTGAGGATAATTGAATAAAATTTATTG
It contains:
- a CDS encoding SpoIID/LytB domain-containing protein; translation: MLISKKKILFVIFSLILPLGNIFFSKAFAKDLNLNIGIVQRFGERKEDKLFITTGNQNKLTIKFQNSQGHFQTLITNEISLNILDRPLSKSLLKEYIVLSDHTNFETAEDNSKKWQERGIQTEIMQPGQWQVWAKREVYETPLLRRWLLNALKTKGYTRPYMESTILANKSQATFAVNGEQYYSDYIEIIPDNHPIYLINLEQKKRAYSGNLKLQPNAYGTYTLVNYVPLESYLRGVVPHEIGHNAPINAIKAQTIIARTYALRNLRRFKADDYELCADTHCQVYYGLSGINLKINKAINDTKGLVLTYQNKLVDALYSSTTGGVTANFTDIWNGEERPYLKTIVDSPQHNIWNFSSRSLKQEKDFRNFIKLTKGFNETGRSAFRWKYKVTKVELARNLQKFLVIQKHPLSNFKIINSIKITERSASGRILKAIVDTDIGIIELKKNQVRSAFGPSKSTLFYLDPVYNKQNKITGYSFIGGGFGHGVGLSQYGSYNLANLGWSENQILHFYYPGTKVISLDDSIIF